Proteins encoded in a region of the Candidatus Limnocylindrales bacterium genome:
- a CDS encoding SUMF1/EgtB/PvdO family nonheme iron enzyme: MPDPTTTNAILVSDIRLGKATHAELTSGGAVQLGTAGEDYAPCTKDGQSCANDIYAVSLPSELPSAHISWFQAQEACANSAKRLPTSAEWQVGANGTPDAGPDDGTTDCNTSAAGPGLVSTGTRSNCVSSRGAFDMVGNLDEWVADWVPRSTACADWASFSDDAMCLVGASTLGVGPGALTRGGSLVSATKAGPLAVSGGRLPSFASGLIGFRCAR, from the coding sequence GTGCCGGATCCGACCACCACGAACGCGATCCTGGTAAGCGACATCCGACTTGGCAAAGCTACGCACGCCGAGCTGACGAGCGGCGGTGCCGTGCAGTTGGGCACGGCGGGCGAAGACTACGCCCCATGCACGAAAGACGGCCAGAGCTGCGCCAATGACATCTACGCCGTGAGCCTGCCGTCGGAGCTGCCCTCGGCGCACATCAGCTGGTTCCAGGCACAGGAGGCGTGCGCCAATTCCGCGAAGCGTTTACCGACGAGTGCAGAGTGGCAGGTGGGCGCGAACGGTACGCCGGACGCTGGACCGGACGACGGAACGACCGATTGCAACACGTCGGCGGCCGGCCCCGGTCTGGTCTCCACCGGTACACGCAGCAACTGCGTATCCTCACGCGGAGCCTTCGACATGGTCGGCAATCTCGACGAGTGGGTTGCGGACTGGGTACCACGCTCTACGGCGTGCGCGGACTGGGCCAGCTTCAGCGACGATGCGATGTGCCTCGTCGGCGCGAGTACGCTCGGCGTCGGCCCCGGTGCGCTCACGCGCGGGGGCTCGCTGGTCTCTGCGACAAAAGCCGGACCGCTCGCGGTCTCTGGCGGAAGACTGCCATCCTTCGCATCAGGGCTCATCGGGTTTCGCTGCGCCCGATAG